AGTTTATCTAACATAACTAACATAAAGTACAAGGCGCCTCCACGGGAAAACCTGAACCGTCATATTTGAGCTGATTTTAAGTTAATGTCAAAAATAATGGTAAAGGTAAGTACTACTTAACCATATTCATCTTTTAAGTACGATAAAGCTACAATTGTGCCTCGACACTGGTAGGCTGACCAGTTCGATGGCACTAGTTACACCAAACCCCAGCAGACAGGTTAGGCTGAACCAGGATAAAACAGGTTTAGTTTGACATAGCTCATCGCTTCACAACACAACATTAGCATTAGCAACGATGTATCCTTCCTTTTGGTTGTAAATGCTAATCCTTCTGCTGCTGACACGCCTGTATGTCCACCGTGCGTCAATGTTACGATACgccatacacacagacacagacgtACACACTTCACGTGCTCCCGGCGGTCATAACGAGATCAAACGCGCTGATCCTTGCTAATGTGTGTTCCGAGAAAATACTATCAACAAGGTTAAATGACTGCAGGGCTGGGCTGCTGTGCCAGTACGGCAGGCATCCTTTGCCCTGTCAGCACCGGATATGAGCGGGCACACAGAGCAGCCGTACCtagaaaagaaaatgattGTAAAGAGCTAATGCGCTACAGAAACAAGCTAGGTGTTTATCAAAACCTCGTTTCGCAAACTGTTCGCTATAATTGGATAACCAATGCGAGCTTTCGGCTGCTTTCAATCCAACCCAAACCTGTGgcgttctctttttttttttttctttactttatTTCCCGATGCAAAACGTGCTAAATATGACGTCAAGTATTTCCTCCGTCTCCACCGTGCCCGTTATCTTGCCGATGCAACGCACCGCATTCCGCAGGTGATGCGTAACAATCGCCAGATCCCGGTTCGATGGACCAGTTTCGTGGAAATAGTCTCGGAATCGCTCCAGGCACGCTAAACACTGCTTCAGATGGTAGCGGTGTCGCTCCTGGCTGATGGTTGGACTTTCGACCGAAGGATCACCGCACAGCTGCACCAGACGTGTTTTAAGCCGCTCGAGAAACTCCGGCAAACCGGACTGCGTTTGGCAGGACAGAAAACTAAAGCTGTTGTTATGCGCTGACAGCCGCTCCCGTGTTCCATCAGTCAGTAAGTCACATTTGTTCAACACTATCAGCATGCGGGACATCATATCCGCGTCAAGGCCAAGCGTTTGCATGTACTCCCGCAGGTAAGTATCCATTCGGTCGACCGTTTCGACACGTGAAGCgtccaccaccaacagcaacagatCGGCACTTTCCACATACGTTCGAGCACGTGCGATGCCTTCACTTTCTACCACATCTTCCGTGCCCTGCCGCAGCCCGGCAGTGTCGCCCAGTATCACTGGATAGCCACCAATGTCGTAGTGCGACTCTACGATGTCCCTTGTCGTACCGGCGATGCTCGTTACGATCGACACGTTGCGCTGGCTGAGCAGATTGATCAGGCTACTTTTACCCACATTGGGCGCACCAACGATGGCCGTTCGCACACCGTTCCGGAGCCGTTCTCCGCGCCTATTGTCGTTCAGATGGGCTTTCAGTTGTCCGATTACGCCTTCAATGTTCTGCACCGCTACGCTCAGCACATTATCATCGACGTCCTGATCTTCGGCAAAGTCTATATAAGCTTCGATGCTGGCAATAGCCTGGACGAGCTGAGAGCGCAGATTGTTGTAAAAGCACGACAGCTGCCCATTTGCTTGCCGTAGTGCTTGCTTCCGCTGCGCTTCCGTTTCGGCGTGGATCAAATCCGCCAAACCTTCCACTTCGGTAAGATCCATCTTCCCCGCGTAGAACGCACGTTTGGTAAACTCGCCCGGTTCCGCTATTCTAGTGTCGGGAAATGTGGCTAAGCTGTCGTACATGGCGGACACTATGGCCGTGCCTCCGTGGACGTGAAACTCAATCGTGTCCTCGCCGGTAAAGCTTTGAGGGCCTGTACAGTAAAAATAAAGGGAAATCATAACCAGTTCAAGTTCAAAAGGCTGGCTGATATAGCTGATATTACCTGGGAACCATAACAAAAGACCTCGATCTATCATTGCGTTCGTTTGACCGTGGAATATTTTTG
This is a stretch of genomic DNA from Anopheles merus strain MAF chromosome 2R, AmerM5.1, whole genome shotgun sequence. It encodes these proteins:
- the LOC121590395 gene encoding tRNA modification GTPase GTPBP3, mitochondrial is translated as MLTTRWYGAMLMKQFFNTTVRQTVRNSSTIFGLSSGFGKCGVAVIRVSGSASRAIIDKKTRLKSFPEPRRAVLTKIFHGQTNAMIDRGLLLWFPGPQSFTGEDTIEFHVHGGTAIVSAMYDSLATFPDTRIAEPGEFTKRAFYAGKMDLTEVEGLADLIHAETEAQRKQALRQANGQLSCFYNNLRSQLVQAIASIEAYIDFAEDQDVDDNVLSVAVQNIEGVIGQLKAHLNDNRRGERLRNGVRTAIVGAPNVGKSSLINLLSQRNVSIVTSIAGTTRDIVESHYDIGGYPVILGDTAGLRQGTEDVVESEGIARARTYVESADLLLLVVDASRVETVDRMDTYLREYMQTLGLDADMMSRMLIVLNKCDLLTDGTRERLSAHNNSFSFLSCQTQSGLPEFLERLKTRLVQLCGDPSVESPTISQERHRYHLKQCLACLERFRDYFHETGPSNRDLAIVTHHLRNAVRCIGKITGTVETEEILDVIFSTFCIGK